Proteins encoded by one window of Leishmania infantum JPCM5 genome chromosome 32:
- a CDS encoding 3-hydroxyisobutyryl-coenzyme a hydrolase-like protein: protein MHSAVTCIKSPGAALFTDTATCRTITLSRPDALNAMSLPMVQDLHRLYITEPHPNEDAVYVVRGDGRRSFCAGGDLKALTGPEKDTHNPLFYRLEYEVDSHIAVMRRTQVAMWAGHVLGSGVGVSVHSRYRVACETTRFAMPETQIGGANDVATSWVFSSLPICGLGMYLAITGNTLQGADVFHAGLATHYIPVEKFGAVEAALAALPSSEGVEECLRGFSEDVAVPPFTLAENAPVLAKAFGAITPSTHLRDIMDVLRADGSAFAASTLKVMERNSPLGMTLALENMKRQHTPGCNTVMESFRGDYTAIQTSICVDELAKGVEALFVTKEKRPQWTVGSVDEVDVELVKQQLFLVEGLRIFGSGTD from the coding sequence ATGCACAGTGCTGTCACTTGCATCAAGAGCCCGGGCGCGGCTCTCTTCACCGACACTGCCACCTGCCGCACCATCACGTTGAGCCGGCCCGATGCGTTGAACGCCATGTCGTTGCCGATGGTGCAGGACCTGCATCGCCTGTACATCACAGAGCCGCACCCGAACGAGGATGCCGTGTACGTTGTGCGCGGTGacgggcggcgcagcttctgTGCTGGTGGCGACCTGAAGGCCCTCACAGGACCCGAGAAAGACACGCACAACCCGCTGTTCTACCGCCTGGAGTACGAGGTGGACTCGCACATTGCGGTGATGCGGCGCACGCAGGTGGCGATGTGGGCGGGGCACGTGCTGGGGAGCGGCGTGGGCGTGTCGGTGCACAGCCGTTACCGCGTTGCGTGCGAGACGACGCGGTTCGCGATGCCGGAGACGCAGATCGGCGGCGCGAACGACGTTGCGACGAGCTGGGTGttctcgtcgctgccgataTGCGGGCTTGGCATGTACCTTGCGATCACGGGCAACACGCTGCAAGGCGCGGACGTGTTCCACGCGGGCCTGGCGACGCACTACATCCCTGTGGAGAAGTTCGGCGCTGTGgaggctgcgctggcggcgctgccgtcgtcggaGGGCGTCGAGGAGTGCCTCCGAGGGTTCAGCGAGGACGTTGCTGTGCCGCCGTTCACGCTGGCGGAGAACGCGCCTGTGCTGGCGAAGGCGTTCGGCGCGATCACTCCGTcgacgcacctgcgcgacatcatggatgtgctgcgcgcggacggcagcgcgtTCGCTGCGAGCACGCTGAAGGTGATGGAGCGCAACTCGCCGCTGGGCATGACGCTTGCGCTGGAGAACatgaagcggcagcacacaccTGGGTGCAACACCGTGATGGAGAGCTTCCGTGGCGACTACACGGCGATTCAGACTTCCATTTGTGTGGATGAGCTGGCGAAGGGCGTGGAGGCGCTGTTTGTcacgaaggagaagcgccCGCAGTGGACGGTGGGGTCCGTGGACGAAGTCGATGTGGAGCTcgtgaagcagcagcttTTTCTCGTGGAGGGCTTGCGAATTTTCGGAAGTGGAACGGATTGA
- a CDS encoding putative 3-hydroxyisobutyryl-coenzyme A hydrolase: MYRTGARCSASVLCKDYPHARHITLNRPNSLNALDYGMIRELHRLYVTEPAPPSSLYILTGAGTKAFCAGGDVIGLATNNPPGCGREFFYWEYQVDYKASIIPAGQVCLWDGYVLGGGAGLSIGSAYRVASEKACFAMPEVAIGMFPDVGASWFLPRLSVPGLGLYMGLTGHRLRGADLVHLGLATHFVPSAKMGELEQALVSMSDAGDVEAVLDKYTTPIAQLPPCTIAYSISSLADHFDITADLTVSSILDACRANAQTDPLTKAAADLMPSFSPTAMTLALELLKRGAKLSTPVEAFQMEYCVSQRIMAEHDFREGVRALLIDKDKKPKWQPSTVAEVAAEAIDAYFRPTTPNQPVWDPVAPLSEPAA; the protein is encoded by the coding sequence ATGTATCGCACGGGCGCGCGTtgcagcgcgagcgtgcTGTGCAAAGACTACCCGCATGCGCGCCACATTACCCTCAACCGGCCCAATTCACTGAACGCGCTGGATTATGGCATGATACGGGAGCTGCACCGTCTGTACGTGACAGAGCCAGCTCCTCCGTCATCCCTGTACATCCTCACCGGGGCGGGCACAAAGGCAttctgcgccggcggcgatgtGATCGGCCTCGCGACGAACAACCCGCCCGGATGCGGTCGTGAATTCTTCTACTGGGAGTACCAAGTAGACTACAAGGCGAGCATCATTCCTGCTGGGCAGGTGTGCTTGTGGGACGGCTAcgtgctcggcggcggcgctggcttATCGATTGGAAGCGCTTATCGGGTGGCGTCGGAGAAGGCGTGCTTTGCAATGCCTGAGGTGGCCATAGGTATGTTCCCCGACGTAGGGGCTTCGTGGTTcctgccgcggctgtcggTGCCTGGGCTGGGGCTCTATATGGGGCTCACCGGCCACCGGCTCCGCGGGGCCGACCTTGTGCACCTTGGGCTTGCAACACACTTTGTGCCATCTGCCAAGATGGGCGAGCTGGAGCAGGCTCTCGTCTCGATGTCGGACGCAGGTGatgtggaggcggtgctggacAAGTACACGACACCGATagcgcagctgccaccaTGCACCATCGCCTATTCCATTTCTTCTCTCGCCGATCATTTTGACATCACGGCAGATCTAACCGTATCGTCCATCTTGGACGCGTGCAGAGCGAATGCGCAGACGGATCCGCTGAccaaggcagcggcggatctcatgccctccttctccccgACGGCAATGACGCTCGCactggagctgctgaagcgcggCGCGAAGCTGAGCACACCCGTGGAGGCGTTCCAGATGGAGTACTGCGTTTCCCAGCGCATCATGGCGGAACACGACTTTCGCGAAGGTGTGCGAGCCCTGCTCATCGATAAAGACAAGAAGCCGAAATGGCAACCGTCAACTGTTGCCGAGGTTGCGGCGGAGGCCATCGATGCGTACTTCCGCCCCACCACACCGAATCAGCCGGTCTGGGATCCAGTGGCGCCGCTCTCGGAGCCCGCAGCGTGA